From Streptomyces griseorubiginosus, one genomic window encodes:
- a CDS encoding NAD(P)-dependent oxidoreductase: MTDTLTVSVLGTGIMGAAMARNLARAGHTVRAWNRSSDKARPLTEDGVTVADSPAEAVRGADVVLTMVYDGPAALDVMRQAADGLRPGLAWVQSTTAGVEAISDLAAFARERDLVFFDAPVLGTRQPAEAGQLLVLAAGPVDGRDTVTPVFDAVGARTVWTGEDGAEGSATRLKLVANSWVLSVTNAAGEVLALAKALGVDPQAFFDAIDGGPLDMGYLRAKSGLILEDRLSPAQFAVSTAAKDARLIVEAGERGGVRLDVAAASADRFERATAQGHGDEDMAAAYFASFDEKTRGGGGSGAGA; encoded by the coding sequence ATGACCGACACACTCACCGTGAGCGTCCTGGGCACCGGCATCATGGGCGCCGCCATGGCCCGCAACCTCGCCCGCGCCGGACACACCGTCCGCGCCTGGAACCGCAGTTCCGACAAGGCGCGGCCGCTGACGGAGGACGGCGTCACGGTCGCCGACAGCCCCGCCGAGGCGGTCCGGGGCGCCGATGTCGTCCTGACCATGGTGTACGACGGCCCCGCGGCCCTGGACGTGATGCGCCAGGCCGCCGACGGCCTCCGCCCGGGCCTCGCGTGGGTGCAGTCGACCACCGCCGGCGTCGAGGCGATCTCCGACCTGGCCGCCTTCGCCCGCGAGCGTGACCTGGTCTTCTTCGACGCGCCCGTGCTGGGCACCCGCCAGCCCGCCGAGGCCGGTCAGCTGCTGGTCCTGGCGGCCGGACCGGTTGACGGCCGTGACACGGTGACGCCGGTGTTCGACGCGGTCGGCGCCCGCACGGTGTGGACCGGCGAGGACGGAGCCGAGGGCAGCGCGACCCGGCTGAAGCTGGTCGCCAACAGCTGGGTGCTCTCGGTGACCAACGCGGCGGGGGAGGTGCTCGCCCTGGCGAAGGCCCTGGGCGTGGACCCGCAGGCCTTCTTCGACGCCATCGACGGCGGACCGCTCGACATGGGCTACCTGCGCGCGAAGTCGGGGCTGATCCTGGAGGACCGGCTGTCACCGGCCCAGTTCGCGGTCTCCACCGCCGCGAAGGACGCCCGACTCATCGTCGAGGCCGGCGAGCGAGGCGGGGTCCGCCTGGATGTGGCCGCCGCGAGCGCGGACCGCTTCGAGCGCGCCACCGCCCAGGGCCACGGCGACGAGGACATGGCCGCGGCGTACTTCGCAAGCTTCGACGAGAAGACGCGGGGTGGTGGCGGGTCCGGGGCGGGGGCCTGA
- a CDS encoding tRNA-dependent cyclodipeptide synthase: protein MHDWAMPMTWTPSVAAQRGDGFVATPFSERCAGLVEAGHHVFLGISPGNGYFSEDRLVALLRWAAARFTRIEVAHPGTDTVACTYLGRGYEPRHARARAYRDVRQTANRVSRAVATARLDPDRLQVAQFHDFHDTPAYRAARERIARAHREQPAFHATCTRMVTAVLRTTMPADWAPTADQLAAGAEYLDSELPFLLDTPAILGVPGSVFAYRATPALAGLLYGPDAQVPAAATQGFVTVEPLPAAR from the coding sequence ATGCACGACTGGGCGATGCCGATGACCTGGACACCCTCGGTCGCGGCCCAGCGGGGGGACGGCTTCGTCGCCACCCCGTTCTCGGAGCGCTGCGCGGGCCTCGTCGAGGCCGGACACCATGTCTTCCTCGGGATCAGCCCCGGCAACGGCTACTTCTCCGAGGACCGGCTCGTCGCGCTGCTGCGCTGGGCCGCCGCCCGCTTCACCCGCATCGAGGTCGCCCACCCCGGCACCGACACCGTGGCCTGCACCTACCTCGGCCGCGGCTACGAACCCCGGCACGCCCGTGCCCGCGCCTACCGCGACGTACGCCAGACGGCCAACCGCGTCTCCCGAGCCGTGGCCACCGCGCGGCTCGACCCGGACCGGCTCCAGGTCGCGCAGTTCCACGACTTCCACGACACCCCCGCCTACCGCGCCGCCCGTGAGCGCATCGCCCGGGCCCATCGGGAACAGCCCGCCTTCCACGCCACCTGCACCCGCATGGTCACCGCCGTCCTGCGCACCACGATGCCGGCCGACTGGGCCCCGACCGCCGACCAACTGGCCGCGGGAGCCGAGTACTTGGACAGCGAACTCCCCTTCCTCCTCGACACCCCGGCCATCCTCGGCGTCCCCGGCTCCGTCTTCGCCTACCGCGCCACCCCGGCCCTCGCGGGCCTCCTCTACGGCCCGGACGCACAGGTCCCGGCCGCGGCCACCCAGGGTTTCGTCACGGTCGAACCGCTCCCGGCAGCGCGATGA
- a CDS encoding amidohydrolase family protein has protein sequence MNDHRVAPVSEEAGEVRRFWEGLGLPGLVDVHTHFMPERVLHKVWDYFDSVGPLTGGMEWPITYRTEEAERTALLREFGVRAFTAMLYPHKPGMARWLNGWAADFAARTPDCLHTCTLYPEPDVEAYVREAVEAGARVFKAHVQVGAYDPADELLQGAWGVLAEAGVPVVIHCGSGPAPGKHTGPENIARVLARHPRLRLIVAHMGMPEYEEFLDLAERYEEVRLDTTMAFTDFTEAFMPFPAEALPRLTALGDRVLLGSDFPNIPYAYLHQLRSLERLGLGEDWLRAVCHDNAADLFGL, from the coding sequence ATGAACGATCACCGCGTGGCACCCGTCAGCGAGGAGGCCGGTGAGGTCCGGCGGTTCTGGGAGGGACTGGGGCTTCCGGGGCTGGTCGACGTCCACACCCACTTCATGCCCGAGCGCGTCCTGCACAAGGTCTGGGACTACTTCGACTCCGTCGGACCGCTGACCGGGGGGATGGAGTGGCCGATCACGTACCGGACGGAGGAGGCGGAGCGAACGGCCCTGCTGCGGGAATTCGGCGTCCGGGCCTTCACCGCGATGCTCTACCCCCACAAGCCCGGTATGGCCAGGTGGCTGAACGGCTGGGCCGCCGACTTCGCCGCCCGCACCCCGGACTGTCTGCACACCTGCACGCTCTACCCCGAGCCGGACGTCGAGGCCTACGTCCGGGAGGCCGTCGAGGCGGGCGCGCGGGTGTTCAAGGCGCATGTGCAGGTGGGTGCGTACGACCCGGCCGACGAACTCCTCCAGGGGGCTTGGGGAGTGCTGGCCGAGGCGGGCGTCCCGGTGGTGATCCACTGCGGTTCGGGGCCCGCGCCCGGCAAGCACACCGGCCCCGAGAACATCGCCCGGGTGCTGGCGCGGCACCCGCGGCTGCGGCTGATCGTCGCGCACATGGGGATGCCGGAGTACGAGGAGTTCCTGGACCTCGCCGAGCGGTACGAGGAGGTGCGGCTGGACACGACGATGGCGTTCACCGACTTCACGGAGGCGTTCATGCCGTTCCCGGCCGAGGCCCTGCCCCGGCTCACCGCCCTGGGCGACCGCGTCCTGCTCGGCTCCGACTTCCCCAACATCCCCTACGCCTACCTGCACCAGCTCCGGTCCCTGGAGCGGCTGGGGCTGGGCGAGGACTGGCTGCGGGCGGTGTGCCACGACAACGCGGCGGACCTGTTCGGCCTGTGA
- a CDS encoding acyl-CoA dehydrogenase family protein: MTSAPHPLLVTAHALADDLLAPRAARVDQEGVPVSHIEAIRRSGLLGMSAPVEYGGAGAPDAMAREVQEILAGACCSTWFVQTQHHTPVRMLAQSGLPVRERLLRPLATGELLAGIAFAHVRAFPRVPVRATAERGGWRFDGTVPWYTGWGLNDVLLLAGVTGADEVVFAFTEAREQPGLRASEPMRLAALTASRTVSLTLDGLWLPDESVVLRTPQEKFALVDLPRNTNASPAVFGVAYAALRVLADAGEPETADALRGRLDEVRGQAYELAGHPVPHERVAERLALKTRSYDLMRAATTAAVVAGGGRATALDGTAQRLFREGMFLLVQGQTAEVRRAHLAALARS; this comes from the coding sequence ATGACCTCCGCACCGCACCCGCTCCTCGTCACCGCCCACGCCCTCGCCGACGACCTCCTCGCCCCGCGGGCCGCGCGGGTCGACCAGGAGGGCGTGCCCGTGAGCCACATCGAGGCGATCCGGCGGTCGGGGCTGCTCGGGATGAGCGCGCCGGTGGAGTACGGCGGAGCCGGAGCGCCCGACGCCATGGCGCGGGAGGTCCAGGAGATCCTCGCCGGGGCGTGCTGCTCGACCTGGTTCGTGCAGACCCAGCACCACACGCCGGTCAGGATGCTCGCGCAGTCCGGCCTGCCGGTGCGGGAGCGGCTGTTGCGCCCGCTGGCGACCGGTGAGCTGCTGGCCGGTATCGCGTTCGCGCACGTCCGTGCCTTTCCGCGGGTTCCGGTGCGGGCGACGGCCGAGCGGGGCGGCTGGCGGTTCGACGGCACGGTGCCCTGGTACACCGGCTGGGGTCTGAACGACGTGCTGCTGCTGGCCGGGGTGACCGGGGCGGACGAGGTGGTGTTCGCGTTCACCGAGGCCCGCGAGCAGCCGGGACTACGGGCGTCGGAGCCGATGCGGCTGGCGGCGCTCACCGCGTCCCGCACGGTGTCCCTGACGCTGGACGGTCTGTGGCTGCCCGACGAGTCGGTGGTGCTGCGCACCCCGCAGGAGAAGTTCGCGCTGGTCGACCTGCCCCGCAACACCAACGCCTCCCCCGCCGTCTTCGGAGTGGCGTACGCGGCGCTCCGGGTACTGGCGGACGCCGGGGAGCCGGAGACCGCGGATGCTCTGCGCGGCCGCCTCGACGAGGTGCGCGGACAGGCGTACGAGCTGGCCGGGCATCCCGTCCCGCACGAGCGCGTCGCCGAACGGCTGGCGCTCAAGACGCGGTCGTACGACCTGATGCGCGCGGCCACGACCGCGGCGGTCGTGGCCGGTGGCGGCCGGGCCACGGCCCTCGACGGCACGGCCCAACGGCTGTTCCGCGAGGGGATGTTCCTGCTCGTGCAGGGGCAGACGGCCGAGGTGCGGCGAGCGCATCTGGCCGCCCTCGCGCGGAGCTAG
- a CDS encoding IclR family transcriptional regulator has translation MSDGRTRAEGEPDQQSGGVRSVRRAFDILTLLTEDRPVITLREITEATGLAKTTALRLVQTLEESGLLGAHPSGYTAGPALWRWAYLARGQWEVPQETRKVMRDLADRLGETVNLFVARGAHRICVAHEESPHPLRHVVDVGDEQPLWAGASSKILLRDASEAFLRRVAAASPQGEEHAGRLKTWAAEAAERGYAVSSSEFDEGLTAVAVPVTGRSGKVAASLSLSGPSHRFPYEAVERFATELTEGARLISDQGFSHPLSSEV, from the coding sequence GTGAGCGACGGACGGACGCGGGCGGAGGGCGAGCCGGACCAGCAGTCGGGCGGGGTGCGCAGTGTGCGGCGGGCCTTCGACATCCTCACCCTGCTCACGGAGGACCGGCCAGTGATCACCTTGCGGGAGATCACCGAGGCGACCGGGCTCGCCAAGACGACCGCGCTGCGCCTGGTGCAGACCCTGGAGGAGTCGGGTCTGCTGGGCGCGCACCCGTCGGGCTACACCGCGGGACCCGCCCTGTGGCGCTGGGCCTATCTGGCGCGCGGTCAGTGGGAGGTGCCGCAGGAGACCCGCAAGGTCATGCGGGATCTCGCGGACCGGCTCGGCGAGACCGTCAACCTCTTCGTGGCCCGGGGTGCCCACCGGATCTGCGTGGCCCACGAGGAGAGCCCGCACCCGCTGCGCCATGTCGTCGACGTGGGTGACGAACAGCCCCTGTGGGCCGGTGCGTCCTCGAAGATCCTGCTGCGGGACGCCTCCGAGGCGTTCCTGCGCCGGGTCGCGGCCGCCTCACCCCAGGGCGAGGAGCATGCCGGGCGGCTGAAGACCTGGGCCGCGGAGGCCGCCGAGCGCGGCTACGCCGTCAGCAGCAGCGAGTTCGACGAGGGCCTCACGGCCGTGGCGGTCCCCGTGACGGGCCGTTCCGGCAAGGTCGCCGCGTCCCTCTCCCTGAGCGGGCCCAGCCACCGCTTCCCGTACGAGGCCGTGGAGCGCTTCGCCACCGAGCTCACCGAGGGAGCCCGCCTCATCTCCGACCAGGGCTTCAGCCATCCACTGAGCAGCGAGGTCTGA
- a CDS encoding aldehyde dehydrogenase family protein, with product MNHPAPEQPADVVARLRATFRSGRTKPVEWRTTQLRRLRELLTEKGTELAAALHADLGKSSTEAFRTEIDFTIREIDHTLDHLTDWLRPESAPVPPHLGADATAWTQYDPLGVVLVIAPWNYPAQLLLAPVVGALAAGNAVVAKPSELAPATSAAIARLLPAYLDTDAVAVVEGGVPETTALLAERFDHIFYTGNGTVGRIVLRAAAEHLTPVTLELGGKSPAFVDRDADLAVVADRLVRGKFLNAGQTCVAPDYVLTDPDTAAALEPLFVKAVETLFGADPARSGEYGRIINERHFDRLTGLLDSGRTVVGGERDRTAKYIAPTVLADVDPEAPVMREEIFGPILPIVTVPGLDAAIDFINDRDKPLALYVFTDSDTTRTRIADETSSGGLGYGLPLAHLTVSDLPFGGVGESGMGNYHGRYSIETFSHRKAILEKPLG from the coding sequence GTGAACCACCCCGCCCCCGAGCAGCCCGCCGACGTCGTCGCCCGACTGCGCGCCACCTTCCGCAGCGGCCGCACCAAGCCCGTCGAGTGGCGCACGACCCAGCTGCGCCGCCTGCGCGAGCTGCTCACGGAGAAGGGCACGGAGCTGGCCGCGGCCCTCCACGCCGACCTGGGCAAGAGCTCCACCGAGGCCTTCCGCACCGAGATCGACTTCACGATCCGCGAGATCGACCACACCCTGGACCACCTCACCGACTGGCTGCGCCCCGAGTCCGCGCCGGTCCCGCCGCACCTGGGCGCCGACGCCACCGCCTGGACCCAGTACGACCCGCTCGGCGTCGTCCTCGTCATCGCCCCCTGGAACTACCCGGCCCAGCTGCTGCTCGCCCCGGTGGTCGGCGCCCTCGCCGCGGGCAACGCGGTGGTCGCCAAGCCGAGCGAGCTGGCCCCCGCCACCTCCGCGGCCATCGCCCGGCTGCTGCCCGCGTACCTGGACACCGATGCGGTGGCCGTCGTCGAGGGCGGTGTCCCCGAGACCACGGCCCTGCTCGCCGAGCGCTTCGACCACATCTTCTACACCGGCAACGGCACGGTCGGCCGGATCGTCCTGCGCGCCGCCGCCGAGCACCTCACCCCGGTCACCCTCGAACTGGGCGGCAAGTCACCGGCGTTCGTCGACCGCGACGCCGACCTCGCCGTGGTCGCCGACCGACTGGTCCGCGGCAAGTTCCTCAACGCCGGGCAGACCTGTGTCGCCCCCGACTACGTCCTCACCGACCCGGACACCGCCGCCGCCCTGGAGCCGCTGTTCGTCAAGGCCGTCGAGACGCTCTTCGGCGCCGACCCGGCCCGCTCCGGCGAGTACGGCCGCATCATCAACGAACGGCACTTCGACCGCCTCACCGGCCTGCTCGACTCCGGCCGCACGGTCGTGGGCGGCGAGCGCGACCGTACGGCCAAGTACATCGCGCCCACCGTCCTCGCCGACGTCGACCCCGAGGCGCCGGTCATGCGGGAGGAGATCTTCGGCCCGATCCTCCCGATCGTCACCGTGCCCGGCCTGGACGCGGCGATCGACTTCATCAACGACCGGGACAAGCCCCTCGCGCTGTACGTGTTCACCGACTCCGACACCACCCGGACCCGCATCGCCGACGAGACCTCGTCCGGCGGCCTCGGCTACGGACTGCCCCTCGCCCATCTCACCGTCTCCGACCTGCCGTTCGGCGGGGTCGGCGAGAGCGGCATGGGCAACTACCACGGCCGGTACTCCATCGAGACCTTCAGCCACCGCAAGGCGATCCTGGAGAAGCCGCTCGGCTAG
- a CDS encoding YciI family protein yields MKYYLLNVMQPGWDELPAPEVMAEIGKRLDVFHQELREAGAWVFAGGLHGPDASTVLRPRDGDVLITDGPYAEGKEQLGGICVVKAPDLDAALEWARKAALATTLPIEVRPFQHESED; encoded by the coding sequence ATGAAGTACTACCTGCTCAACGTCATGCAGCCCGGCTGGGACGAGCTGCCCGCGCCCGAGGTGATGGCCGAGATCGGCAAGCGGCTCGACGTCTTCCACCAGGAGCTGCGCGAGGCCGGGGCCTGGGTCTTCGCCGGCGGCCTGCACGGCCCCGACGCCTCGACCGTGCTGCGCCCCCGCGACGGCGACGTCCTGATCACCGACGGCCCGTACGCCGAGGGCAAGGAACAGCTCGGCGGCATCTGCGTGGTGAAGGCCCCCGACCTGGACGCGGCCCTGGAATGGGCCCGCAAGGCGGCCCTGGCAACCACCCTGCCCATCGAGGTACGCCCCTTCCAGCACGAGTCCGAGGACTGA
- a CDS encoding RNA polymerase sigma factor, whose product MGPDHRLPPDQGPAPDHGPAPDEGPAPYQKQAPVRGPAPIHRLPPHQGPAPLRRPASAQGPASGQGPASGHGPASAHGPAPDHAPDLDIETVFRAEYGRAVSVLVRFLGDIDLAEEAVQDAFAAAVRRWPETGVPPSPAGWIITTARNRAIDRLRRESTREARHAEAALLHAPDEPPEEGPVRDERLRLLFTCCHPALAPRARVALTLRLLGGLSTAQIARAFLVPEPTMAQRLVRAKAKIRDAGIPYRVPRDADLPDRLGGVLAVVYLIFNEGYGGTPGLCAEAVRLGRLLTELMPDEPEATGLLALMLLVESRRAARTDDTGALVPLSEQDPARWDRELITEGQSLVRRCLRRNRPGPYQIQAAIQAVHSDAPTDWDQVRRLYDQLMAVAPSPVVALNRAVAVAETDGPAPALVLVDALDLDGYHVLHAVRADLLRRLDRATEAAAAYARAAELTENPAERGYLEARRRSLTTRHGK is encoded by the coding sequence ATGGGCCCCGACCACCGTCTGCCGCCCGACCAGGGCCCGGCCCCGGACCACGGGCCGGCGCCCGACGAGGGACCGGCCCCCTACCAGAAGCAGGCCCCCGTCCGCGGCCCGGCGCCCATCCACCGGCTGCCGCCCCACCAAGGCCCGGCCCCTCTCCGTCGGCCGGCGTCCGCCCAGGGCCCGGCGTCCGGCCAGGGCCCGGCGTCCGGACATGGTCCGGCGTCCGCCCACGGTCCGGCCCCCGATCACGCGCCCGATCTCGACATCGAAACCGTCTTCCGCGCGGAGTACGGCCGTGCCGTGTCCGTCCTCGTCCGTTTCCTCGGTGACATAGACCTCGCCGAGGAAGCGGTTCAGGACGCCTTCGCCGCGGCTGTGCGGCGCTGGCCGGAGACGGGTGTGCCGCCCAGTCCGGCCGGCTGGATCATCACCACCGCCCGCAACCGCGCCATCGACCGGCTGCGCCGTGAGTCCACCCGTGAGGCCCGGCACGCCGAGGCGGCCCTGCTGCACGCCCCCGACGAACCGCCCGAGGAGGGCCCCGTGCGCGACGAACGGCTCCGGCTCCTCTTCACCTGCTGCCACCCCGCGCTCGCGCCCCGGGCCCGGGTCGCCCTCACCCTCCGCCTGCTCGGCGGCCTCAGCACCGCACAGATCGCCCGCGCCTTCCTGGTCCCCGAGCCCACCATGGCCCAGCGCCTCGTCCGCGCCAAGGCCAAGATCCGCGACGCCGGCATCCCCTACCGCGTCCCCCGCGACGCCGACCTCCCGGACCGACTGGGCGGCGTCCTCGCCGTCGTCTACCTCATCTTCAACGAGGGCTACGGCGGCACACCCGGCCTGTGCGCCGAGGCCGTACGCCTGGGCCGGCTGCTGACCGAGCTGATGCCGGACGAGCCCGAGGCCACCGGCCTGCTCGCGCTGATGCTGCTCGTCGAGTCCCGCCGGGCGGCCCGTACCGACGACACGGGCGCACTCGTCCCCCTGTCCGAGCAGGACCCCGCCCGCTGGGACCGCGAGCTGATCACCGAGGGCCAGTCACTCGTACGGCGGTGTCTGCGCCGGAACCGGCCCGGGCCGTACCAGATCCAGGCCGCCATCCAGGCCGTGCACAGCGACGCGCCCACCGACTGGGACCAGGTCCGCCGGCTCTACGACCAGCTCATGGCCGTGGCCCCCAGCCCGGTCGTGGCCCTCAACCGCGCGGTCGCCGTGGCCGAGACGGACGGACCGGCGCCCGCCCTCGTCCTCGTGGACGCACTCGACCTCGACGGCTACCACGTCCTGCACGCCGTCCGGGCCGATCTGCTGCGCCGCCTGGACCGTGCCACGGAGGCCGCGGCCGCCTACGCGAGGGCCGCCGAACTCACCGAGAACCCGGCGGAACGCGGGTACCTGGAGGCTCGGCGCCGATCGCTCACGACCCGTCACGGAAAGTAG